Proteins from one Flavobacterium branchiarum genomic window:
- a CDS encoding alpha/beta hydrolase, giving the protein MRMPYFYLLFIVTFISNSITAQEVKTLTYFQNDSIKLELDLYLPLKSNKKTPLVIFAHGGGFSGGDRFGEKNFASSLAKKGIAVASISYTLYMKDKDFGCTSPLSEKIKTIQIAVSDAWQATAYLIKNKNTYNIDPSKIFIAGISAGGEIAFHASFWDYKSMNLYANNLPKNFKYKGLIGGSGAIMNVDLITSKNAIPMLLSHGSEDTTVPYATGSHRSCPTESIGFMTLAGSYSVYNRMITLKKDIELITSSGAGHEFCGYLFREEPDYVLDFIDNVIAKRNFESHIVIPSEKKI; this is encoded by the coding sequence ATGAGAATGCCTTATTTCTACTTATTATTTATTGTCACTTTTATTTCAAATTCAATTACAGCACAAGAAGTCAAGACGTTAACCTATTTCCAAAATGACTCGATCAAACTAGAACTTGATTTATATTTACCCTTAAAATCTAATAAAAAAACACCTCTTGTTATTTTTGCTCATGGTGGTGGTTTTTCAGGTGGTGATCGTTTTGGCGAAAAAAACTTTGCCAGTAGTCTTGCTAAAAAAGGAATTGCTGTTGCAAGTATCTCATACACATTATACATGAAGGATAAAGATTTTGGATGCACCTCGCCTTTATCTGAAAAAATTAAAACTATACAAATTGCCGTTAGTGATGCATGGCAAGCCACTGCTTATTTAATTAAAAATAAAAACACGTACAATATTGATCCTTCCAAAATATTCATTGCAGGAATTAGTGCTGGTGGTGAAATTGCGTTTCATGCTTCTTTTTGGGATTACAAATCAATGAATTTATACGCCAATAACTTGCCCAAAAACTTTAAATACAAAGGCCTAATTGGTGGCTCTGGAGCCATTATGAATGTTGATTTAATTACATCTAAAAATGCTATTCCTATGTTACTTTCTCATGGAAGCGAAGACACAACCGTTCCTTATGCTACAGGATCACATCGCTCCTGCCCAACAGAATCAATCGGGTTTATGACTCTTGCTGGTTCTTATTCGGTTTACAATCGCATGATTACTTTAAAAAAAGACATTGAACTGATTACTTCTTCTGGTGCTGGACATGAGTTTTGTGGTTATTTATTTAGGGAAGAACCTGACTATGTCCTGGACTTTATAGATAATGTTATTGCTAAAAGAAATTTTGAATCACATATTGTTATTCCTTCTGAGAAGAAAATTTAA
- the fmt gene encoding methionyl-tRNA formyltransferase, whose translation MEKLRIIFMGTPEFAVGILDTIIKNNYNVVGVITAADKPAGRGQKIKYSAVKEYALANNLNLLQPTNLKDETFLSELKALNANLQIVVAFRMLPKVVWEMPSLGTFNLHASLLPNYRGAAPINWAIINGETKTGVTTFFIDDKIDTGAMILSSEIEIEPTENAGQLHDRLMHLGSETVIETLQAIEAGNVTTIIQEESEEIKTAYKLNKENCKIDWTKPASTINNLIRGLSPYPASWCFLKDQSEELSIKIYEAKPIFETHDLPIGSLISTKKEIKIAVIDGYIQLLSLQLPGKKRMTVAELLNGITFSDKAKVY comes from the coding sequence ATGGAAAAATTAAGAATCATATTTATGGGTACTCCCGAATTTGCAGTTGGAATTCTGGACACTATAATAAAGAACAATTATAATGTTGTAGGTGTTATTACTGCAGCAGACAAACCAGCTGGTCGCGGTCAAAAAATCAAATATTCGGCTGTAAAAGAATACGCATTAGCTAATAATCTTAATTTATTGCAACCAACTAATTTAAAAGATGAAACTTTTTTATCAGAATTAAAAGCCTTGAATGCCAATTTACAAATTGTAGTGGCTTTTAGAATGCTACCTAAAGTGGTATGGGAAATGCCTTCATTAGGAACTTTTAACCTCCATGCTTCTCTACTTCCTAATTACCGTGGTGCCGCTCCTATTAACTGGGCTATAATAAATGGAGAAACTAAAACTGGAGTTACTACTTTTTTTATAGATGATAAAATTGACACAGGAGCTATGATACTTAGTTCTGAAATAGAAATTGAACCTACCGAAAATGCAGGACAACTTCATGACCGATTAATGCATTTGGGAAGCGAAACTGTTATTGAAACATTACAAGCTATTGAAGCTGGAAATGTAACTACAATAATTCAGGAAGAATCTGAAGAAATTAAAACTGCATACAAGCTAAATAAAGAAAACTGCAAGATTGATTGGACAAAGCCAGCATCAACAATTAATAATCTAATAAGAGGTTTGAGTCCTTATCCTGCTTCTTGGTGTTTCTTAAAAGACCAAAGTGAAGAATTAAGTATAAAAATATACGAGGCAAAGCCTATTTTCGAAACACATGACCTACCAATTGGTAGCTTAATTAGCACCAAAAAGGAAATCAAAATAGCCGTTATTGATGGCTATATTCAATTATTGAGTTTACAATTACCAGGGAAAAAAAGGATGACTGTAGCAGAATTACTAAACGGAATCACTTTTTCTGACAAGGCAAAAGTCTACTAA
- a CDS encoding YqgE/AlgH family protein, with protein MISEKLKKGHLLIAEPSIIGDLSFNRSVILLADHNEEGSIGFIINKPLKYTINDLIPEIQATFRIYNGGPVEQDNLYFIHNIPDLIPNSIEISNGIYWGGDFESTKDLINSGAINKNNIRFFLGYTGWDEHQLETEMQNNSWIIADNNYKNKIIGKSPTHFWKQQIIELGGDYLIWSNAPENPYLN; from the coding sequence ATGATTTCAGAAAAATTAAAAAAAGGACACCTACTTATTGCTGAGCCTTCTATAATTGGAGACTTATCATTTAATAGATCAGTGATCTTATTAGCAGATCACAACGAAGAAGGCTCGATAGGTTTCATCATAAATAAGCCACTAAAATACACTATTAATGACTTAATTCCCGAAATCCAAGCCACATTCAGGATCTATAATGGTGGTCCTGTAGAACAGGATAATCTTTATTTTATCCACAATATACCCGATTTAATTCCGAACAGCATCGAAATTTCGAATGGAATATACTGGGGAGGAGATTTTGAGTCCACAAAAGACCTCATCAACAGTGGCGCAATCAACAAGAACAACATACGTTTCTTTTTGGGCTATACCGGTTGGGACGAACATCAATTAGAAACAGAAATGCAGAATAATTCCTGGATTATAGCAGATAATAATTATAAAAATAAAATTATCGGAAAATCACCAACTCATTTTTGGAAACAACAAATTATCGAACTAGGAGGAGATTATCTTATTTGGTCAAATGCACCCGAAAACCCCTACCTCAACTAA
- a CDS encoding START-like domain-containing protein — MDLKVRYEIEFPINSSPQLLYQYISTPSGLSEWFADNVNSRGEFFTFIWNDSQEKARLASKKTGEKVKFRWVDDSSKDTEYFFELHILVDEITKDVSLMVVDFAEKDEIGEAKQLWENQISDLKHLIGSV, encoded by the coding sequence ATGGATCTAAAAGTACGTTACGAAATCGAGTTTCCTATAAATTCATCTCCGCAGTTGTTATATCAATATATATCTACGCCATCAGGACTATCTGAATGGTTTGCTGATAATGTAAACTCGCGTGGAGAGTTTTTTACTTTCATTTGGAATGATTCTCAGGAAAAAGCACGTTTAGCATCCAAGAAAACGGGCGAAAAAGTTAAGTTCAGATGGGTTGACGATAGCAGCAAAGACACAGAGTATTTCTTTGAATTGCATATTCTCGTAGACGAAATAACAAAAGATGTTTCGCTTATGGTAGTCGACTTTGCAGAAAAAGATGAAATTGGCGAAGCCAAGCAGTTATGGGAAAATCAAATTTCCGATCTTAAACATCTTATCGGGTCTGTTTAG
- a CDS encoding DUF493 family protein has product MDEDKEKTIAEFYARLKVELDNTNTWPAEYLYKFIMPSVGDNVERVEKAFDSMGAVIKTTKSKTGKFTSVSIDVTMKSSDDVISKYQEVSIIEGIVSL; this is encoded by the coding sequence ATGGACGAAGATAAAGAAAAAACCATCGCCGAATTTTATGCAAGATTAAAGGTTGAGTTAGATAATACTAACACTTGGCCTGCAGAGTATTTGTATAAATTCATTATGCCTTCAGTAGGTGATAATGTTGAGCGCGTAGAGAAAGCTTTTGATAGTATGGGTGCAGTAATTAAAACTACAAAATCTAAAACTGGTAAATTTACCAGTGTTTCGATAGATGTTACTATGAAAAGCTCAGATGATGTAATCAGTAAATACCAAGAAGTTTCTATAATCGAAGGTATAGTTTCACTATAA
- a CDS encoding S9 family peptidase codes for MKNYFLLLLLICSSIFAQEDIDINRLNWLPKSHSFWVNTKGNVVIYDVDKLNQSTTILTLEQLNESGFTGKIEKLVWNENKTKVLVFTNSKRVWRANTKGDYWYFDLATGKGKLLGTGLEKSSLMFAKFSNDNENVAYVSQHNIYLENLASGKITPLTTDGTDKIINGTFDWVYEEELAARDGFRWSPDGKSISFWRVDASNTKFHLMINNTDALYPFTVPVEYPKAGEKPSSVKIGVIDVSSLKTNWLNIPGEPDNNYLVRMEWVNNQSVMVVQLNRLQNQASIYKCDSKSGVANLIYQEKSDSWIDVFDISSGEYDVFPCQFVDNGKAFLWSSDADGWMHVYKISADGKKKELITTEKFDAYYKAYNKETNSIYYIASPTDATQRYLYETNLATKKTKRITPKEFEGTNEYRFSTDAKYARHTNSNINRDYNTRLVALPSHKKILPLTPDTFVAPERDYSLEKFKVTTVEGVEIDGIIAKPLNFDPNKKYPVFFYVYGEPMASVANDEPYFYPYIAYLIPEGYIGIAMDNRGTPVMKGTKWRKSIYKNIGIINTRDQAMAAKEVLKWKFIDNDRVAIHGWSGGGAVTLNLMFQHPEIYKTGIAVAAVTDQHFYDNIYTERYMGLPSENEATYTKASPVTHAKNLQGNLLYIHGTGDDNVHYKNAEVLINELVKYDKMFDLMIYPNRSHSINEGEGTEKHLANTFMKYIRENCPPGAK; via the coding sequence ATGAAAAACTATTTCTTACTCTTATTGTTAATCTGCTCAAGCATTTTTGCCCAAGAAGATATTGATATTAACCGCTTAAATTGGCTACCTAAATCGCACTCCTTTTGGGTAAATACTAAAGGCAATGTGGTAATTTACGATGTCGACAAATTAAACCAAAGCACTACTATTTTAACCCTAGAACAATTAAATGAATCTGGTTTTACTGGAAAAATAGAGAAGTTAGTTTGGAACGAAAACAAAACCAAAGTTCTTGTTTTCACCAATTCTAAAAGAGTTTGGAGAGCCAATACCAAGGGTGATTATTGGTATTTTGATCTCGCTACTGGTAAAGGGAAACTACTGGGTACTGGTTTGGAAAAATCATCTTTAATGTTTGCGAAATTTTCTAATGATAACGAAAATGTAGCCTACGTTTCTCAACATAACATTTACCTAGAAAATTTAGCTTCTGGAAAGATTACTCCATTAACAACTGATGGAACGGATAAAATCATCAACGGAACTTTTGATTGGGTTTACGAAGAAGAATTAGCAGCTCGAGATGGTTTTAGATGGAGTCCTGATGGAAAGAGCATTTCGTTTTGGCGTGTAGATGCATCAAATACGAAATTCCATTTAATGATAAACAATACCGATGCCCTTTATCCTTTTACTGTTCCTGTTGAATATCCTAAAGCTGGCGAAAAACCATCTTCGGTAAAAATTGGTGTAATCGATGTATCATCATTAAAAACAAATTGGTTGAATATTCCTGGTGAGCCTGATAATAATTACTTGGTTAGAATGGAATGGGTTAACAATCAAAGCGTAATGGTAGTTCAATTAAACAGACTTCAAAATCAAGCTTCTATTTATAAATGTGATTCTAAATCTGGAGTAGCTAATTTAATCTACCAAGAAAAATCAGATTCATGGATTGACGTTTTTGATATCTCTTCGGGTGAATATGATGTTTTCCCTTGTCAGTTTGTAGATAACGGAAAAGCTTTTTTATGGAGTTCGGATGCCGATGGCTGGATGCATGTATATAAAATTAGTGCTGATGGAAAAAAGAAAGAATTGATTACTACCGAAAAATTCGACGCCTATTATAAAGCATACAATAAGGAAACAAATTCTATCTATTATATTGCTAGCCCTACAGATGCGACACAACGCTATTTGTATGAAACTAATTTAGCAACTAAGAAAACAAAGCGCATTACTCCTAAAGAATTTGAAGGAACAAATGAATATCGTTTTTCGACAGATGCTAAATATGCTAGACATACTAATTCAAATATTAATCGTGACTATAATACTCGTTTGGTAGCATTACCTAGTCATAAAAAAATATTGCCTTTAACACCCGATACATTTGTAGCTCCAGAACGCGATTATTCGTTAGAGAAATTTAAAGTTACTACTGTTGAAGGTGTAGAAATAGATGGAATAATAGCCAAACCATTAAATTTTGATCCTAATAAAAAATACCCTGTATTCTTTTATGTCTATGGTGAACCAATGGCTTCTGTTGCAAATGACGAACCGTATTTTTATCCGTATATCGCTTATTTAATCCCTGAAGGATACATCGGAATAGCAATGGATAACCGAGGGACTCCTGTAATGAAAGGTACCAAATGGAGAAAATCTATTTATAAGAATATCGGAATCATAAATACTCGTGACCAAGCAATGGCTGCTAAAGAGGTATTAAAATGGAAATTTATCGATAATGACAGAGTCGCCATTCACGGATGGAGCGGTGGTGGTGCTGTTACTTTAAATTTAATGTTTCAGCATCCTGAGATTTACAAAACTGGAATTGCTGTTGCTGCCGTTACCGATCAACATTTTTACGACAATATTTACACCGAAAGATATATGGGGCTACCAAGCGAAAATGAAGCTACTTATACTAAAGCATCGCCAGTAACGCATGCCAAGAATCTACAAGGAAATTTATTATACATTCACGGAACAGGCGATGATAATGTACATTATAAAAACGCCGAGGTTTTAATTAACGAATTAGTCAAATACGACAAAATGTTCGACTTAATGATTTATCCTAATCGTTCACACAGTATAAATGAAGGCGAAGGAACAGAAAAACATCTTGCAAATACCTTCATGAAATATATAAGAGAAAATTGCCCTCCAGGAGCAAAATAA
- a CDS encoding DUF5683 domain-containing protein codes for MVKYFLVLILVFNSNVSPLFGQEQKESKVKDNLKYEPLDPLRPAKAAFYSAVIPGLGQIYNNSYWKLPLVYGAIGTSLYFYIDSQKKYNTYRDEYQSRLEGYKRDKDYLSRLSDNQLIVAQKQFRRNRDLSALFVVGFYVLNIIDANVDASLSQFNVNDSLSFKPIIEKTNGILSADLGFKCVYSF; via the coding sequence ATGGTAAAATATTTTCTAGTTTTAATTTTAGTTTTTAATAGTAATGTTTCGCCTTTGTTTGGGCAGGAACAAAAGGAGAGTAAAGTAAAAGATAATTTAAAATACGAACCACTAGACCCATTGCGTCCTGCGAAAGCAGCCTTCTATTCAGCAGTTATACCTGGTCTAGGACAAATTTATAATAATAGTTATTGGAAACTACCTCTAGTTTATGGAGCAATTGGTACGAGTTTGTATTTTTATATAGATAGTCAAAAGAAATATAATACTTATAGAGATGAATATCAGAGCAGGCTTGAAGGTTATAAACGGGATAAAGACTATTTAAGCAGGTTAAGCGATAATCAATTAATTGTAGCTCAAAAGCAATTTCGTAGAAATAGGGATTTGTCAGCCTTATTTGTAGTAGGGTTTTATGTTTTAAATATTATAGATGCAAATGTAGATGCCTCGTTGTCTCAATTTAATGTAAATGACTCCTTGTCTTTTAAGCCAATAATTGAAAAAACGAATGGGATTTTGAGCGCAGATTTAGGTTTTAAATGTGTCTATAGTTTTTAG
- a CDS encoding ATP-binding protein — protein MQKEIIVIIGGPGTGKSTIIDGLVADGYCCYPEISRQVTLEAQKEGIDQLFLEKPLLFSEKLLEGRIKQFESAKEEPAEVVFIDRGIPDVVAYMDYIGDNYPEHFTEACEVCKYSKIFLLPPWEEIYKSDGERYENFEQAKTIYNHLVETYKKYGYELIEVPKDTVNNRILYILDKI, from the coding sequence GTGCAGAAAGAAATTATTGTTATTATTGGTGGCCCAGGTACGGGAAAGTCTACAATTATTGATGGTTTGGTAGCCGATGGATATTGCTGTTATCCCGAAATTTCTAGACAAGTAACCCTTGAGGCTCAAAAAGAAGGAATCGATCAACTGTTTCTTGAAAAGCCCTTGTTATTTAGCGAAAAGCTATTAGAGGGAAGGATAAAACAATTCGAAAGTGCTAAAGAAGAACCTGCGGAAGTAGTTTTTATTGATAGAGGCATTCCTGATGTTGTAGCTTATATGGACTATATAGGCGATAATTACCCTGAGCATTTCACAGAAGCATGCGAAGTTTGCAAATATTCTAAAATTTTCCTTCTTCCGCCTTGGGAAGAAATCTACAAGAGTGATGGTGAACGTTACGAAAACTTCGAACAAGCAAAAACTATTTACAATCATCTAGTAGAAACGTATAAAAAATACGGATACGAACTAATTGAGGTTCCAAAAGACACTGTAAATAACCGAATTCTTTATATCTTAGATAAAATTTAG
- a CDS encoding HU family DNA-binding protein codes for MNKSELIDAIAADAGITKAAAKLALESFLGNVGATLKKGGRVSLVGFGSWSVSARAARDGRNPQTGKTIQIAAKNVVKFKAGAELESAVN; via the coding sequence ATGAACAAATCAGAATTAATCGATGCTATTGCTGCTGATGCAGGAATTACAAAAGCTGCGGCAAAATTAGCTTTAGAATCATTTTTAGGAAACGTAGGTGCAACTTTGAAAAAAGGTGGTAGAGTATCATTGGTAGGTTTCGGATCTTGGTCTGTATCTGCTAGAGCTGCTAGAGACGGAAGAAACCCTCAAACTGGAAAAACTATTCAAATCGCTGCTAAGAATGTTGTAAAATTCAAAGCAGGAGCTGAACTAGAAAGTGCAGTTAACTAA
- a CDS encoding GNAT family N-acetyltransferase, protein MKVIAETERLILRELEYTDENDLFEMDSDPEVHLYIENNPVKAISEITKVIEMLKKQYQENGIARWAVVDKQTNECVGWSGLKYFKESLNKHNNFYELGYRFKRKHWGKGFATEAAIAILNYGFTNLKVDSVFAITDPNNSNSKKVLTKLGFDFQETFDYEGDMTDWFELKKTNWENRKTVINE, encoded by the coding sequence ATGAAAGTAATTGCCGAAACGGAACGATTAATTTTAAGAGAATTAGAATATACAGATGAGAATGATTTGTTTGAGATGGATTCTGATCCCGAAGTTCATTTATACATTGAGAACAATCCTGTAAAAGCAATATCAGAAATTACGAAAGTGATTGAGATGCTTAAAAAACAATATCAGGAAAACGGAATTGCACGTTGGGCTGTAGTTGATAAACAAACAAACGAATGTGTAGGCTGGTCAGGATTGAAATATTTTAAGGAATCATTAAACAAGCACAACAATTTTTATGAGCTTGGTTATAGGTTTAAGAGAAAACATTGGGGAAAAGGTTTTGCGACAGAAGCTGCCATTGCGATTTTAAACTATGGATTTACAAATTTAAAAGTCGATTCGGTATTTGCAATTACAGATCCTAACAACTCAAACTCAAAAAAAGTCTTGACCAAGCTAGGTTTTGACTTCCAAGAAACATTCGACTATGAGGGAGACATGACAGATTGGTTTGAATTAAAAAAAACAAATTGGGAGAATAGAAAAACGGTTATTAATGAATGA
- a CDS encoding RecQ family ATP-dependent DNA helicase, with product MQEALAILKKYWKHDTFRPLQNEIIDSVLEGKDTFALLPTGGGKSICFQVPSMMKEGICLVVSPLVALMKDQVANLQKRDIKAIALTGGINTEEIINLLDNCQFGNYKFLYLSPERLQSDWILDRVKNLPINFIAIDEAHCVSQWGHDFRPAYLKISELKKFFPKIPFLALTATATPRVIEDIKTELGLKDTNFFQQSFARENIAYMVFEVEDKLYRTEQILKKNPQPSIIYVRNRKSCLTISAQLESLGFKATYYHGGLTTKEKDKNMQLWMSEKAQVIVATNAFGMGIDKPNVKTVIHTQLPENIENYYQESGRAGRNGEKSFSVLLTSASDTANAENQFIQNLADKKFLTTMYIKLCNYFRIAYGEGIDEEFSFNLNHFCHKYDFPTLKTYNALQFLDRQGIISLSQGFSEKITLQFLIESKEVIRYISLNPNDEEIILAILRTYPGIYEMKTPFNLQLIAKKSSSSEAEVHNVLQKLKEKEIIEYNSKNNDATILFNEIREDALTINRIAKYLEKQNNLKKDQLKSVLDYVNEHKTCKSKLILAYFGEKTTTDCGICSYCITKKTKKVKKQNNSIAQDILDLLKNEELSSRDIQTRTNNTADDVVHTLQELLEENQIIIKPNNKYTLKS from the coding sequence ATGCAAGAAGCATTAGCGATTCTTAAAAAATACTGGAAACATGATACTTTCCGTCCTCTGCAAAACGAAATCATTGATTCTGTTTTAGAAGGCAAAGATACTTTTGCCTTATTACCAACTGGCGGCGGAAAATCGATTTGTTTTCAGGTTCCCTCTATGATGAAGGAAGGAATCTGCCTTGTGGTTTCGCCCTTAGTTGCCTTAATGAAAGATCAGGTTGCTAACTTACAAAAACGCGATATTAAAGCAATTGCACTTACTGGCGGAATTAACACAGAAGAAATCATTAATCTTCTTGACAATTGCCAGTTCGGAAATTATAAATTCCTTTACCTATCTCCTGAACGACTTCAGTCGGACTGGATTCTTGACCGCGTAAAAAACTTACCTATAAATTTTATTGCCATAGATGAAGCACATTGTGTTTCGCAATGGGGACACGACTTTAGACCTGCTTATCTTAAAATTTCGGAACTAAAGAAATTTTTTCCAAAGATTCCTTTTCTTGCTTTGACTGCCACTGCTACTCCTAGAGTTATTGAAGATATCAAAACTGAATTGGGATTAAAAGATACTAACTTTTTCCAGCAATCATTCGCTAGAGAAAACATCGCCTACATGGTTTTTGAAGTCGAAGACAAACTATACAGAACGGAGCAGATTTTGAAAAAAAACCCACAACCCTCTATTATATATGTACGCAACCGAAAGTCTTGCCTAACTATTTCGGCTCAATTAGAATCTCTGGGGTTTAAAGCTACTTATTATCACGGTGGTCTTACTACTAAGGAGAAAGATAAAAACATGCAATTGTGGATGTCTGAAAAGGCACAGGTTATTGTTGCCACTAATGCATTTGGAATGGGAATTGACAAACCCAATGTTAAAACTGTAATTCATACTCAATTACCCGAAAATATAGAAAACTATTATCAGGAGTCTGGTCGTGCAGGGCGTAATGGAGAAAAATCTTTCTCCGTTTTACTTACTAGCGCATCTGATACTGCTAATGCAGAAAACCAGTTTATTCAAAATTTAGCCGACAAAAAGTTTTTGACCACAATGTACATTAAACTTTGCAATTATTTCCGAATTGCCTACGGCGAGGGAATTGATGAAGAGTTTTCTTTTAATCTAAATCATTTTTGTCATAAATACGACTTCCCTACTTTAAAAACATATAATGCATTGCAGTTTTTAGACAGGCAAGGCATCATCAGCCTATCACAAGGTTTTTCAGAAAAAATCACTTTGCAATTTCTGATAGAATCTAAAGAAGTTATTCGATATATAAGTCTGAATCCAAATGATGAGGAAATCATACTTGCTATTTTACGTACTTACCCTGGTATTTACGAAATGAAGACTCCTTTTAACCTTCAACTTATTGCTAAAAAATCTAGCAGTTCAGAAGCTGAAGTGCATAACGTTTTACAAAAACTAAAAGAAAAAGAAATTATTGAGTATAATAGCAAGAACAACGATGCTACTATATTATTTAATGAAATTCGAGAGGATGCACTCACAATTAATAGAATTGCAAAATATCTTGAAAAACAAAACAATCTAAAAAAAGACCAACTAAAATCGGTTCTGGACTATGTTAATGAACATAAAACATGCAAAAGCAAGCTGATTCTAGCTTATTTTGGAGAAAAAACAACTACAGATTGTGGCATTTGCTCCTATTGTATTACCAAGAAGACTAAGAAAGTCAAGAAACAAAACAACTCTATCGCACAAGATATTCTAGACTTATTAAAAAACGAAGAATTAAGCTCTAGAGACATACAGACTCGAACCAATAATACCGCTGATGATGTTGTTCATACATTACAGGAGCTATTAGAAGAGAATCAGATTATAATAAAACCGAATAATAAATACACTTTAAAATCATAA
- a CDS encoding aminotransferase class IV, translating to MINFNGNIVAQDDNLLIQNRAFLYGDGVFETFKVVNNKVLFIEDHYFRLMSSMRVVRMEIPMNFTMEYLEEQILSLLNYNSISDSARVRITVYRNDGGYYLPQNNTVSFLIHAIALENKSYEVNENQYEVDLYKDFYVTKQLLSSIKTTNKIINVTGSVFANENGLDNCILLNDSKNVVEALQGNLFMLLGNKLITPPVSEGCLNGVMRKQILALAKKLNDIEVIEEPISPFDLQKADELFLTNVIKGIQPITKYRKKEFTTKLSVILTQKLNESLA from the coding sequence ATGATTAATTTTAACGGAAATATAGTAGCACAAGACGACAATTTACTAATTCAAAATCGCGCTTTTTTATATGGAGATGGTGTTTTTGAAACCTTTAAAGTAGTAAATAATAAAGTTCTTTTTATTGAAGATCACTATTTTAGACTTATGTCTTCAATGCGAGTAGTTCGAATGGAGATTCCAATGAACTTTACAATGGAATATCTAGAAGAGCAAATACTTTCGTTGCTTAATTATAATTCAATTTCTGACTCTGCAAGAGTAAGAATTACAGTATATCGTAATGATGGCGGGTATTATTTACCACAAAATAATACGGTTTCATTCTTAATTCATGCAATAGCTTTAGAAAACAAATCTTATGAAGTAAATGAAAATCAGTATGAAGTCGATTTATACAAGGATTTTTATGTAACCAAGCAATTGTTGTCATCGATAAAAACGACTAATAAAATCATAAATGTTACTGGAAGTGTTTTTGCAAACGAAAACGGATTGGATAATTGTATTTTATTAAACGATAGTAAGAATGTTGTTGAAGCGTTACAAGGGAATTTGTTTATGTTATTGGGTAACAAGTTGATAACACCACCAGTGTCAGAAGGATGTTTGAATGGAGTAATGCGTAAGCAAATATTGGCCTTGGCAAAAAAACTAAACGACATAGAAGTTATAGAAGAACCAATATCGCCGTTTGATTTACAAAAAGCCGACGAATTGTTTCTTACTAATGTGATAAAAGGTATTCAGCCAATAACTAAATACCGTAAAAAAGAATTTACAACTAAATTATCTGTTATATTGACGCAAAAACTTAATGAAAGTCTAGCATAA